GTGTAGCGGAGGGAGAGGCTCTAGCGCGCGATGGCTCTGATCGTCGGCATGTTGGTCGTGTTCGGCAGCATCATCTTCGGCTTTACCATGGCCGGAGGCAAGCTGGCCGTGTTGCTACAGATTGCCGAGTTTATCGTCATCGGGGGGGCGGCGGTCGGCTCCATGATTGTCTCCCATGGTCCCGGTGTCCTCGGCAGGGTTTTGCGCGAGGTCATGGCTCTCATGAAGCCCCACTCCTACAACAAGGAGTCCTACAAGGAGCTCCTCAAGCTCTTGTTCACGCTGTTCAACCTCTCCCGGCGCGAGGGGCTTCTTGCACTGGAGAGCCACGTCGAACGTCCCTCCGAGAGCGAGGTGTTCACCCGCTTTCCCAACTTCCTACAAAACCACCACGCGCTCCACTTCTTCTGCGACACGATGAAGGTGATTCTCACAGGCACCGTCTCACCGATGGACCTCTCGGACATGATGGACAACGACCTGGACGCCGCACACGAGCAGGAGATGGTGATTCCGAACCTCGTGCAGTCGGTTGCCGATGCGATGCCTGGTTTCGGGATCGTCGCGGCAGTGTTGGGCGTCGTGATTACCATGGGTTCGGTGGGTGGCAGCCCTGCGGAA
The Fimbriimonadia bacterium genome window above contains:
- the motA gene encoding flagellar motor stator protein MotA, with product MALIVGMLVVFGSIIFGFTMAGGKLAVLLQIAEFIVIGGAAVGSMIVSHGPGVLGRVLREVMALMKPHSYNKESYKELLKLLFTLFNLSRREGLLALESHVERPSESEVFTRFPNFLQNHHALHFFCDTMKVILTGTVSPMDLSDMMDNDLDAAHEQEMVIPNLVQSVADAMPGFGIVAAVLGVVITMGSVGGSPAEIGHHVAAALVGTFLGVLCAYGIFGPLSSAMKMRVHAQHMYMMAIKNALISFGRGEAPLTCCEFARRNIEPELRPGFNEMEDFVREKAA